In Synechococcus sp. MU1643, a single window of DNA contains:
- a CDS encoding tetratricopeptide repeat protein — MLRRIGFRRTLAAALVVLGGWFGTPAANALIPYVYLPTEKELKGSSIGIGRTAAQLLQLGQAKEAARRAALAVRLNPNDERFWSILAEAQLRNNNLKDASRSLARAKQLNPEKAGLWFAEAAIALRAERPNNAVLLISRGLQLDPNNAAAYFDLGNARIMQGVLPLALKSFEKATALKPEFWEALNNQALVLYEMGQRQEAVRRWRRVLKLEPNAEPMLALAAALHQQGEQTEAIQLASRALAQNPNYVLPLHQTEQLWGVRIREATAQLLSETELTNSVERAQANATWKNRH; from the coding sequence GTGCTGCGTCGAATTGGCTTCCGTCGAACGCTGGCGGCTGCGCTGGTCGTTCTGGGGGGTTGGTTCGGCACCCCAGCAGCCAACGCCCTGATCCCCTACGTCTACCTGCCCACCGAGAAGGAGCTCAAGGGCTCATCGATCGGCATCGGACGGACCGCTGCCCAGCTGCTGCAGCTGGGGCAAGCCAAGGAAGCAGCACGACGCGCGGCTCTGGCGGTGCGGCTAAACCCAAATGACGAACGGTTCTGGTCGATCCTGGCGGAGGCTCAACTCCGCAACAACAACCTCAAGGACGCAAGCCGGTCTCTAGCCCGCGCCAAGCAGCTGAATCCTGAAAAAGCCGGCCTGTGGTTCGCCGAAGCAGCGATCGCCCTTCGGGCAGAGCGACCGAACAATGCCGTTCTCTTAATTTCCCGCGGACTCCAATTGGATCCGAACAACGCTGCGGCCTATTTCGACCTTGGCAACGCCAGAATCATGCAGGGCGTACTCCCTCTGGCACTGAAGTCGTTCGAAAAAGCCACCGCTCTGAAGCCGGAGTTCTGGGAAGCCCTTAACAACCAAGCCCTGGTGCTTTATGAGATGGGCCAGCGTCAGGAAGCCGTGAGGCGTTGGCGCCGGGTGTTGAAGCTGGAGCCCAACGCGGAACCGATGCTGGCTCTGGCCGCAGCGCTGCATCAACAAGGTGAGCAGACCGAGGCAATCCAGCTGGCTTCCAGAGCGTTGGCCCAGAACCCCAACTACGTCTTGCCCCTGCATCAAACCGAACAGCTTTGGGGGGTGCGCATCCGTGAGGCGACGGCACAATTGCTGAGCGAGACGGAGCTCACCAACAGCGTGGAACGGGCCCAAGCCAACGCAACGTGGAAGAACAGACATTGA
- a CDS encoding DNA topoisomerase (ATP-hydrolyzing) subunit A, which yields MAEERVQPIALHQEMQRSYLEYAMSVIVGRALPDARDGLKPVQRRILYAMQELGLTPDRPYRKCARVVGDVLGKYHPHGDQAVYDALVRLVQTFSSRHPLLDGHGNFGSVDDDPPAAMRYTETRLAPISHQAMLEEIGEDTVDFAPNFDGSQQEPTVLPAQLPFLLLNGCSGIAVGMATSIPPHNLGEVVDGLIALIHKPELSDDKLLELVPGPDFPTGGEVLISSGLRDTYLHGRGSIPMRGVAHTEEVQLGKGRHKRNAVVVTELPYQLSKAGWIEKLAESVNDGKIGGIADIRDESDREGMRVVVELRRDADPEKVLKDLQRRTALQSNFGSILLALVDGHPQQLSLRQLLQTFLDFRELTLIRRTSHALRKTEDRLEVVEGLITALNNLQAVIAMIQEANDAASARASLMVRLDLSERQADAVLAMPLRRLTGLEQESLRQELDELQAERQRLKLLLDNRDQLLDAMVTELKALKKRFSTPRRTRLVEGGDALIAERAASQRPNTELLRQQALAALPGDGRVLIQADGQVKIITPQVLGRLHLNDPCPIGDAPSPAQVILPIEPPPRLLAVSASGRIAQVRWEFAGQQPGPIERFLPTGLDGDTIVSLLSLPSQNIDALSLGLLSSDGRFKRLPLSEVVDLSGRATSVLKLKEGVELNSAVICRDQGTLMLMSDIGRLLRLQVTEDSLPLMGRLAQGPMTMRLLPEEQIVGAICTEQTPLMLLSQRGLVARIDCSGLRYNQRGDLGSMAIQVDAESDRLVGISAGTGLVGVRTSKDRHGRLDPDDINISNPGEKLTEQTSLQDGETIVKVINAIQPNP from the coding sequence ATGGCTGAGGAGCGCGTTCAACCGATCGCCCTGCATCAGGAGATGCAGCGCTCCTACCTCGAATACGCGATGAGCGTGATCGTGGGTCGGGCGTTGCCCGATGCCCGAGATGGTCTCAAGCCTGTACAGCGACGCATCCTCTACGCGATGCAAGAACTGGGTCTTACCCCAGACCGTCCTTACCGCAAGTGCGCGAGGGTCGTCGGTGACGTGCTGGGCAAATACCACCCTCACGGGGATCAAGCGGTCTATGACGCCCTAGTGCGGCTTGTTCAGACCTTCTCCAGCCGTCATCCCCTGCTAGACGGCCACGGCAATTTCGGCTCGGTGGACGACGACCCACCGGCGGCGATGCGGTACACCGAAACCCGCCTCGCGCCGATCTCCCATCAGGCGATGCTTGAGGAGATCGGTGAAGACACCGTTGATTTTGCGCCGAACTTCGATGGATCCCAACAGGAACCCACCGTTCTTCCGGCCCAGCTTCCCTTCCTGCTGCTGAACGGTTGCTCCGGCATCGCCGTCGGCATGGCCACCAGCATTCCCCCGCACAATCTGGGAGAGGTGGTGGATGGCCTGATCGCCTTGATCCACAAGCCGGAGCTGAGTGACGACAAACTTCTGGAACTGGTCCCGGGGCCCGACTTCCCCACAGGTGGTGAAGTACTGATCAGCTCAGGCCTGCGAGACACCTATCTGCACGGCCGCGGCAGCATCCCGATGCGCGGGGTCGCCCACACCGAAGAAGTGCAACTCGGCAAGGGGCGCCATAAACGCAATGCCGTTGTGGTCACGGAACTGCCCTACCAGCTCAGCAAGGCCGGCTGGATTGAAAAACTGGCTGAATCTGTCAACGACGGAAAAATCGGCGGAATCGCCGACATCCGGGACGAAAGCGACCGCGAAGGCATGCGCGTGGTCGTGGAGCTGCGCCGCGATGCGGATCCGGAGAAGGTGCTGAAGGATCTGCAGCGTCGAACAGCGCTGCAAAGCAACTTCGGATCGATCTTGCTGGCCCTGGTGGATGGACACCCCCAGCAGCTGTCTCTACGCCAACTGCTCCAGACCTTCCTCGATTTCAGGGAATTGACCCTGATCCGGCGCACCAGTCATGCCCTGCGCAAAACCGAAGACCGGCTTGAGGTTGTGGAAGGACTGATCACAGCCCTGAACAATCTTCAGGCCGTGATCGCCATGATTCAGGAAGCGAATGACGCCGCCTCAGCCCGCGCCAGCCTGATGGTGCGACTCGACCTCAGCGAACGGCAGGCGGATGCTGTGTTGGCCATGCCCCTGAGGCGTCTGACTGGACTGGAACAGGAAAGCCTGCGCCAGGAGCTGGACGAGCTTCAAGCGGAACGTCAACGACTCAAGTTGCTCTTGGACAACCGGGATCAACTGCTGGACGCGATGGTGACAGAGCTCAAAGCATTGAAAAAACGCTTCAGCACCCCGCGTCGAACCCGCCTGGTGGAGGGCGGTGATGCCCTGATAGCCGAACGGGCAGCCAGCCAACGCCCGAACACAGAACTGCTGCGTCAGCAGGCCCTGGCCGCATTGCCCGGAGATGGTCGGGTGCTGATCCAGGCCGATGGACAAGTGAAAATCATCACCCCTCAGGTGCTGGGCCGGCTGCACCTCAATGATCCTTGCCCCATTGGTGATGCACCATCTCCAGCGCAGGTGATCTTGCCAATCGAACCACCACCGCGGCTGCTGGCCGTGAGTGCAAGCGGACGCATTGCCCAAGTGCGCTGGGAGTTTGCAGGACAACAGCCAGGCCCAATCGAGCGTTTCCTTCCCACCGGCCTCGACGGAGACACGATCGTTTCGCTGCTGTCGTTGCCCAGCCAAAACATCGATGCGTTGAGTCTGGGCTTGCTGAGCAGCGATGGTCGTTTCAAGCGACTTCCCCTCAGCGAAGTGGTGGACCTGTCCGGTCGGGCTACCAGCGTTCTCAAATTGAAAGAGGGCGTAGAGCTCAATAGTGCAGTTATCTGTCGCGACCAAGGAACACTGATGCTGATGAGCGACATCGGTCGCCTGCTGCGACTGCAAGTCACTGAGGATTCGCTTCCGTTGATGGGTCGATTGGCGCAGGGACCCATGACCATGCGATTGCTCCCCGAGGAACAGATCGTCGGAGCCATCTGCACGGAACAGACACCACTAATGCTGCTCAGCCAACGGGGATTGGTCGCGAGAATCGACTGTTCAGGCCTGCGCTACAACCAACGGGGCGATCTCGGCAGCATGGCCATACAGGTTGATGCTGAATCTGATCGCTTGGTCGGTATCAGCGCTGGAACAGGACTTGTCGGTGTGCGCACCAGCAAAGACCGTCACGGACGCTTGGATCCGGACGACATCAACATCTCAAACCCCGGAGAGAAACTGACAGAACAGACGTCTCTTCAGGACGGAGAAACCATCGTTAAAGTGATCAACGCCATTCAACCGAATCCCTAA
- the purF gene encoding amidophosphoribosyltransferase, which yields MCGIIGMFCVDSVNQQIYDNLLLLQHRGQDSAGIVTMDNHTFHVHKQRGRVREAFRTRDMRKLLGNAGIGHVRYATRGAAASEEEVQPFYVNAPYGITFVHNGNLTNTHQLEQDLFKIDRRHTNSSSDTEMLVNVLATEIQSQLTGGDLTPDQLFDAVVSLHHRVQGSYAAIALIAGHGMLAFRDPYGIRPLILGRRLSEQGREEWIVASESLVIENSGYEIVRDVDPGEAVFIDVDLNLHQRQCAESPRLIPCAFEYVYLARPDSLMNGISVYESRLRMGDRLAQTIAATLPAGDIDVVMPIPDSARPSAMQVAKQLGIEYREGFYKNRYVGRTFIMPGQAERKKSVRQKLNALGTEFAGKNVLIVDDSIVRGTTSREIVQMARSAGANQVTFTSAAPPVRYPNVYGINMPTRAELLAHGRTSDEISDVLGADYVVYQTVENLLESIVEKTEIKDLEMSCFDGHYVTGGIDEDYFQWLEQNCSS from the coding sequence ATGTGCGGCATTATCGGAATGTTCTGTGTTGACTCAGTCAACCAACAGATTTACGACAATCTTCTTCTGCTTCAGCACCGTGGTCAGGACTCAGCAGGGATTGTCACGATGGACAATCACACCTTCCATGTGCATAAACAAAGGGGACGTGTGCGTGAAGCTTTTCGCACCCGAGATATGCGAAAGCTGTTGGGGAATGCCGGGATCGGTCACGTTCGCTATGCCACCCGTGGCGCTGCTGCGTCAGAAGAGGAAGTTCAGCCGTTCTATGTGAATGCCCCCTATGGCATCACTTTTGTGCATAACGGCAATCTCACCAACACCCATCAGCTTGAGCAGGATCTTTTCAAGATTGATCGTCGTCATACCAATTCGAGCAGCGATACGGAGATGCTGGTCAATGTGTTGGCCACGGAGATTCAATCTCAACTCACAGGCGGTGATTTGACACCGGATCAGTTGTTTGATGCGGTGGTGTCACTGCATCACCGCGTTCAGGGGTCCTATGCAGCGATCGCTTTGATTGCGGGCCACGGAATGCTGGCCTTCCGGGATCCCTACGGAATTCGGCCTTTGATTCTCGGCAGGCGATTGTCTGAACAGGGTCGTGAGGAGTGGATTGTCGCCAGTGAATCGTTGGTGATTGAAAACAGCGGCTACGAGATCGTTCGCGATGTTGACCCTGGCGAGGCGGTGTTTATTGACGTTGATTTGAACCTGCACCAGCGTCAGTGTGCCGAGTCTCCTCGGTTGATTCCCTGTGCTTTTGAGTACGTGTATTTGGCGCGGCCAGATTCCCTCATGAACGGTATTTCGGTTTATGAGTCGCGGCTGCGAATGGGTGATCGTTTGGCTCAAACTATTGCCGCAACGTTACCGGCTGGTGATATCGATGTTGTGATGCCGATTCCTGATTCGGCAAGGCCTTCGGCGATGCAGGTGGCCAAGCAATTGGGCATTGAGTATCGCGAAGGTTTTTACAAGAACCGCTATGTCGGCCGCACATTTATCATGCCGGGTCAAGCGGAGCGAAAGAAATCCGTGCGGCAAAAACTCAACGCTCTCGGCACTGAATTTGCCGGCAAGAATGTCTTGATCGTCGACGATTCAATTGTTCGTGGTACAACTTCTCGCGAGATTGTTCAGATGGCACGCAGCGCTGGTGCCAACCAGGTGACCTTTACGTCTGCTGCCCCGCCAGTTCGCTATCCAAATGTTTATGGGATCAACATGCCGACTCGGGCGGAACTACTTGCCCACGGACGAACCAGTGATGAGATTTCAGATGTTCTCGGTGCTGATTATGTTGTTTATCAGACCGTTGAGAACTTGTTAGAAAGCATTGTTGAGAAAACTGAGATCAAAGATCTCGAGATGTCTTGTTTTGATGGCCACTATGTGACCGGTGGAATCGACGAAGATTATTTCCAATGGTTAGAGCAGAATTGCAGCTCTTGA
- the purL gene encoding phosphoribosylformylglycinamidine synthase subunit PurL: MVSSPAYEIAAALKQEGLKSSDWDEICRRLGREPNRAELGMFGVMWSEHCCYRNSRPLLSGFPTEGPRILVGPGENAGVVDLGEGHRLAFKIESHNHPSAVEPFQGAATGVGGILRDIFTMGARPIALLNALRFGPLEDPANVGLMEGVVAGIAHYGNCVGVPTVGGEVAFDPSYSGNPLVNAMALGLMETEEIVKSGAIGVGNPVVYVGSTTGRDGMGGASFASAELSADSLDDRPAVQVGDPFLEKGLIEACLEAFASGDVVAAQDMGAAGLTCSCSEMAAKGGLGVELDLDRVPAREAGMTAYEFLLSESQERMLFVVKAGREDALMQRFRRWGLQAAVVGKVLQEPIVRVLHHGAVAAEVPATALADDTPIEKHALLQEPPADLQALWSWTDQELPELTDATAALLQLLDDPTIASKQWVHRQYDQQVLANTVVSSGAADAAVVRLRPQQGDGSMAASNRGVAATVDCPNRWVALDPERGAQAAVAEAARNLSCVGAEPLAVTDNLNFPSPETPKGFWQLAMACRGISDACRALNTPVTGGNVSLYNETKQDDGTMQPIHPTPVIGMVGSVDDISRVTGLAWQQPGDAIFLIGVPPEDGANPSLGLAGSAYQQQTLGSLAGRPPKPDLAVESAVGRLVREAIAQGLLASAHDCSDGGLAVALAEACIASDLGINVTLSIGSARLERVLFAEGGSRVIVSVKAARLPAWEQLIGSNPALCVTPLGSVTAQARLVIRSESAVQLDLEVQRCAAVFRDALSRRMHSE; this comes from the coding sequence GTGGTTTCCTCCCCTGCGTACGAGATAGCTGCAGCCCTGAAGCAGGAAGGGCTCAAGTCCAGTGACTGGGATGAGATCTGTAGGCGGCTTGGTCGCGAGCCGAATCGAGCTGAGCTGGGCATGTTCGGTGTGATGTGGTCCGAACACTGCTGTTATCGCAATTCCCGGCCCTTGCTGAGTGGCTTCCCCACTGAGGGACCACGCATCCTGGTGGGCCCTGGTGAAAACGCCGGTGTGGTCGATCTCGGAGAGGGTCACCGGTTGGCTTTCAAGATCGAAAGCCACAACCACCCTTCCGCCGTCGAACCCTTTCAGGGGGCCGCAACAGGGGTGGGCGGCATCCTGCGTGACATCTTCACGATGGGCGCCCGTCCGATCGCGCTGCTGAACGCCCTGCGCTTCGGTCCCCTTGAGGATCCCGCCAACGTTGGCCTGATGGAAGGCGTTGTGGCCGGCATTGCTCATTACGGCAACTGCGTTGGGGTGCCGACGGTGGGCGGTGAGGTGGCCTTTGATCCCTCCTATTCCGGCAATCCGCTGGTGAATGCCATGGCCCTCGGATTGATGGAGACCGAGGAGATCGTCAAATCTGGCGCGATCGGCGTTGGCAATCCCGTGGTGTATGTGGGAAGCACCACCGGTCGGGATGGCATGGGGGGAGCCAGCTTTGCCAGCGCTGAGCTCAGTGCTGATTCCTTGGATGATCGCCCCGCCGTTCAGGTGGGGGATCCCTTTCTGGAGAAAGGGCTGATCGAAGCCTGTCTTGAAGCCTTCGCCAGTGGTGATGTGGTGGCAGCGCAGGACATGGGCGCCGCTGGTCTGACCTGTAGCTGTTCGGAAATGGCCGCCAAAGGGGGCTTAGGGGTGGAACTGGATCTCGATCGTGTTCCGGCCCGTGAAGCGGGGATGACGGCTTATGAGTTCCTGTTATCCGAGTCCCAGGAACGGATGTTGTTCGTGGTGAAGGCCGGGCGTGAGGACGCTTTGATGCAGCGGTTCCGTCGCTGGGGATTGCAGGCGGCGGTTGTGGGCAAGGTGCTCCAGGAACCGATTGTTCGGGTGTTGCATCACGGTGCCGTTGCCGCTGAGGTGCCGGCCACGGCTCTTGCCGATGACACCCCGATCGAAAAACATGCTCTGTTGCAAGAGCCCCCGGCAGACCTTCAGGCTCTTTGGAGTTGGACCGATCAGGAACTTCCGGAGCTGACCGATGCCACGGCAGCCCTGCTTCAGCTTCTAGATGACCCCACCATTGCAAGCAAGCAGTGGGTTCACCGTCAGTACGACCAGCAGGTGCTGGCCAACACGGTGGTCTCATCCGGTGCCGCTGATGCTGCTGTGGTGCGTCTGAGACCCCAGCAAGGCGATGGATCCATGGCCGCATCCAATCGTGGTGTTGCCGCCACGGTGGATTGCCCCAACCGTTGGGTTGCCCTGGATCCCGAACGCGGCGCTCAGGCGGCCGTCGCAGAAGCGGCACGCAACCTGAGTTGCGTGGGGGCGGAGCCCTTGGCGGTGACCGACAACCTCAATTTCCCGTCACCGGAAACACCCAAGGGGTTCTGGCAGCTGGCCATGGCCTGTCGAGGGATCTCCGATGCCTGCCGCGCCCTCAACACACCCGTTACTGGCGGCAATGTCTCGCTCTACAACGAGACCAAACAGGACGACGGCACCATGCAACCGATCCACCCCACGCCGGTAATCGGCATGGTTGGCAGTGTGGATGACATCAGCCGTGTGACTGGCTTGGCCTGGCAACAGCCCGGCGATGCGATCTTCCTCATCGGTGTTCCTCCCGAGGACGGTGCCAACCCCAGCCTTGGTTTGGCGGGCAGTGCCTATCAGCAGCAGACCCTTGGCTCCTTGGCCGGACGACCGCCAAAGCCCGATCTTGCCGTCGAATCAGCGGTGGGGCGTCTGGTGCGTGAGGCCATTGCTCAAGGTCTGTTGGCCTCCGCCCACGACTGCAGTGATGGCGGCTTGGCAGTGGCGTTGGCTGAAGCCTGCATCGCCTCTGATCTGGGCATCAACGTGACGCTTTCTATAGGATCGGCGCGCCTAGAGCGGGTGCTGTTCGCCGAAGGCGGCAGCCGGGTGATTGTGTCGGTGAAGGCAGCTCGTCTCCCTGCATGGGAGCAGTTGATCGGATCCAATCCAGCGCTCTGCGTTACCCCGCTGGGCAGTGTTACGGCGCAGGCTCGATTGGTGATTCGATCCGAATCTGCTGTTCAGCTCGATCTTGAGGTGCAACGCTGTGCTGCTGTTTTCCGTGATGCGTTGTCCCGACGGATGCATTCGGAGTGA
- a CDS encoding RNA methyltransferase has protein sequence MSLPDQLLLSDLLSHTVRCDLGLDHGPGVMAWMHPPVHRLLGWVSRPSALRMSRDVWRLNQCCGLSDQQVFVRGEPAVTDQVTLERLPTLMDAALLDRDGERIGSVVDLDFRAADGSILHYLIARSDPRLPGSSRWRLAPDRILDQQPGQIQTGLMGLDDLPMARASVRQDLLQRTQNWRDQLRSMGDRAGDRLEGWLDDAPIDELRSETRRSSLDDEESEDVSGPEVWDDESWDEPPSRRRREDEDPWV, from the coding sequence GTGTCGCTACCGGATCAGCTGCTTCTCAGTGATCTTCTGAGTCATACGGTCCGTTGTGATCTGGGTCTGGATCACGGGCCTGGGGTCATGGCTTGGATGCATCCGCCGGTGCATCGTCTGCTGGGCTGGGTCAGCCGTCCATCGGCCCTGCGCATGTCGCGGGATGTCTGGCGTTTGAACCAGTGTTGTGGTTTGAGCGATCAACAGGTTTTTGTGCGTGGCGAGCCGGCGGTCACCGATCAGGTGACCTTGGAGCGTTTGCCAACGCTGATGGATGCAGCCTTGCTGGACCGCGACGGTGAGCGTATCGGCAGTGTTGTCGACCTTGATTTTCGAGCGGCCGATGGCTCGATTCTTCATTACCTCATTGCCCGCAGCGACCCGCGTCTGCCGGGGAGTTCTCGATGGCGTTTGGCTCCCGATCGCATCCTTGATCAACAACCGGGTCAGATCCAAACCGGCCTGATGGGACTGGATGATCTGCCGATGGCCCGCGCCAGCGTTCGTCAGGATCTGCTCCAACGCACCCAAAACTGGCGGGACCAGTTGCGTTCCATGGGCGACCGTGCGGGCGATCGCCTGGAGGGTTGGTTGGACGACGCGCCCATTGATGAGCTGCGATCGGAAACCAGGCGTTCTTCGCTTGACGACGAAGAATCAGAGGACGTCTCTGGACCTGAGGTTTGGGACGACGAAAGCTGGGACGAGCCCCCCTCCCGCCGCCGCCGCGAAGACGAAGACCCCTGGGTCTGA
- the dnaN gene encoding DNA polymerase III subunit beta: MKVVCSQSELNGALQLVSRAVATRPTHPVLANVLLTADAGSNRLSLTGFDLSLGIQTSLAASVETSGAITLPARLLGEIVSRLSSDSPITLAVDDSGEQVQLTCLSGSYQMRGMSADDYPDLPMVESGMTLKLQPERLVQALKGTLFASSADEAKQLLTGVHLKFNQRALEAAATDGHRLAVLNVDDALQDAAVVDAVDDEGFAVTLPSRSLREVERLMASWRSDEPVSLFCDRGQVVFLAADQMVTSRTLEGTYPNYGQLIPDGFTRTFGMERRALIAALERIAVLADQHNNVVKFSSQPEDGVVQISADAQDVGSGSESLPANLEGDAMQIAFNVRYLLDGLKAMGSDRIVLHCNAPTTPAVLRSDEVPEAFTYLVMPVQIRS, translated from the coding sequence TGTTGCTCACCGCCGATGCTGGCAGCAACCGCCTCAGCCTCACTGGTTTTGACTTAAGCCTCGGAATTCAGACCTCTCTCGCCGCCAGCGTTGAAACCAGCGGTGCCATCACACTTCCAGCCCGGTTGCTGGGAGAGATCGTTTCCCGCTTATCCAGCGACTCTCCGATCACACTCGCCGTTGATGATTCCGGTGAGCAGGTTCAGCTCACCTGCCTCAGCGGCAGCTATCAGATGCGCGGCATGAGCGCCGATGACTATCCCGACCTTCCGATGGTGGAAAGCGGCATGACGCTCAAACTGCAACCTGAACGGTTGGTGCAGGCGCTCAAAGGCACCCTGTTTGCCAGCAGCGCTGACGAAGCGAAGCAACTGCTCACCGGTGTGCATCTCAAGTTCAACCAGCGGGCTCTGGAAGCGGCTGCCACCGATGGTCACCGTCTTGCCGTGCTCAATGTTGATGATGCTCTGCAGGATGCGGCTGTTGTCGACGCTGTAGACGACGAGGGTTTCGCGGTGACGCTCCCATCGCGCTCGCTGCGCGAGGTGGAGCGGCTGATGGCGTCCTGGCGGTCCGATGAACCCGTCAGTTTGTTCTGTGATCGTGGTCAGGTGGTGTTTCTTGCGGCCGACCAGATGGTTACCAGCCGCACCCTGGAAGGCACCTATCCCAACTACGGCCAGCTGATCCCTGATGGTTTCACCCGTACCTTTGGAATGGAGCGTCGCGCTCTGATCGCTGCTTTGGAGCGGATTGCTGTGCTGGCTGATCAACACAACAACGTTGTGAAATTCAGCAGTCAGCCTGAGGACGGTGTTGTCCAGATCAGTGCAGATGCGCAGGATGTGGGCAGTGGCTCTGAGTCGCTTCCCGCCAACCTGGAGGGTGATGCCATGCAGATTGCCTTCAACGTTCGCTATCTGCTGGATGGCCTGAAAGCTATGGGCTCTGATCGGATTGTTCTGCACTGCAACGCGCCCACCACGCCGGCCGTGCTCCGCTCCGATGAAGTGCCTGAAGCTTTCACCTATTTGGTGATGCCCGTTCAGATTCGTTCCTGA